Below is a window of Calditrichota bacterium DNA.
GCGGTGAGTCTTGACAAAGCCCTTCTTGCGAAGTGCTTCGAATTTCTTTTTGAATTGCGATAACGTCATCGACTTACCCGAAGAAAATCTCCGCGATCTCGTACGTGCGGTCGTCGACGTATCTGGTCTTGCCTTTCATTTCGTCGAGCGAGACGGGGCCCAAGTGTCCGTCGCGGAGTGCTATGAAGTGGCCGAACTGTCCGCGGCTGGCGGCTTCGACGGCGCAGACGCCCATTCTGGTCGCAAGAAGTCTGTCTTCGGCGACGGGAGTGCCGCTGCGCTGCACATGACCCAAAACCGTCACGCGTGTGGCAATACCCGTGCGCTGCTCGATTTCGCGCGCGACGACATAGCCCACTCCGCCGTATCTTGGTCTGCCGAAATTATCCAGATCACCCAGCGTCACGATGTCTTCGCCCTCGGCTTTCGCACCTTCCGCGACCACCACAATTGAAAAACGTTTTGTTTCGTGGCGCGTCACCAGTTGACGGCAGAGCTTATCCCAGTTGAACGGTTTTTCCGGAATCAAAATCATATCTGCGCCGCCTGCGATTCCTGCGGTCACGGCAATCCAACCGGAGTTGCGGC
It encodes the following:
- a CDS encoding 6-phosphofructokinase is translated as MKLGLLTSGGDCPGLNAAIRAVVRTANNRFGYETVGIRNGWKGLHDGDIIPLPPKSVAGILARGGTILGTSRFNPVHDQATLAHCLENIALHNIDGIIVIGGDGSLSAGHELAKHGSKIIGIPKTIDNDIQGTDATFGFYTAVQGVTNAIDSLHATAESHHRIMIIETMGRNSGWIAVTAGIAGGADMILIPEKPFNWDKLCRQLVTRHETKRFSIVVVAEGAKAEGEDIVTLGDLDNFGRPRYGGVGYVVAREIEQRTGIATRVTVLGHVQRSGTPVAEDRLLATRMGVCAVEAASRGQFGHFIALRDGHLGPVSLDEMKGKTRYVDDRTYEIAEIFFG